A stretch of the Lolium perenne isolate Kyuss_39 chromosome 3, Kyuss_2.0, whole genome shotgun sequence genome encodes the following:
- the LOC127338646 gene encoding uncharacterized protein produces MSQTPVAEPSDDPNGFTCGTLLACCLPGLSKKKPEESGSKKQDQPKEQEHPQVPSRAASLEKLECSSLYSGSNIVFDFLAVEPGEGDDRGVGAIHGYCPSPCFDLPVERIRTAERYGVDDAPATSAFVFDGGYRDGAALKKMASCLAPGTPDGTEARPTHLVRFLSASDSGMPVRPAATSVGPAKGR; encoded by the coding sequence ATGTCCCAAACGCCGGTCGCTGAGCCCTCCGACGACCCCAACGGCTTCACGTGTGGCACGCTGCTCGCATGCTGCCTCCCGGGCCTTTCGAAGAAGAAGCCGGAGGAAAGTGGTAGCAAGAAACAAGACCAGCCCAAGGAGCAAGAGCACCCCCAGGTGCCGAGCCGCGCCGCGTCGCTGGAGAAGCTCGAGTGCTCCTCGCTCTACTCCGGCAGCAACATCGTCTTCGACTTCCTGGCCGTGGAGCCGGGGGAAGGGGACGACCGTGGAGTCGGCGCGATCCACGGATATTGCCCGTCGCCGTGCTTCGACCTCCCGGTGGAGCGCATACGGACCGCTGAACGATACGGTGTCGACGACGCGCCGGCCACGTCCGCCTTCGTGTTTGACGGCGGTTACCGAGACGGCGCCGCCCTGAAGAAGATGGCATCGTGCCTGGCGCCCGGCACCCCTGATGGCACGGAAGCGCGGCCAACGCATCTCGTGAGGTTTCTATCCGCGTCCGATTCTGGCATGCCGGTGCGGCCTGCCGCCACGTCTGTTGGGCCGGCAAAAGGCCGATGA